In one window of bacterium DNA:
- a CDS encoding type II toxin-antitoxin system Phd/YefM family antitoxin — MKKVALSEVKDDLSRYLRVAEKEEVVITRHGKPAGVLIGFESEDDWFDYRLENDPRFLSRIQQARESIAKGKGIRIEELG; from the coding sequence ATGAAGAAGGTCGCATTGTCAGAAGTGAAGGACGATCTCTCTCGTTACCTCCGTGTCGCGGAAAAGGAAGAGGTCGTCATTACCAGGCACGGCAAGCCGGCTGGGGTTCTCATCGGGTTCGAATCCGAGGACGATTGGTTCGATTACCGCCTGGAGAACGATCCTCGGTTCCTGTCTCGAATTCAGCAGGCCCGGGAGAGCATCGCCAAAGGGAAAGGCATACGGATCGAAGAGCTCGGCTAG